A genomic segment from [Flavobacterium] thermophilum encodes:
- a CDS encoding Transposase, with protein sequence MVQLCSALALKQNTFLSAEGLNQRFNEKAVSFLKAVFEKLLIHQTQEARHLCQRHSLFRRIRILDSTSFQLPPEIRGIYEGCTGPGVKIQLEYEWLEGKFLHADVEDARHHDAAYGASLLSTIQEGDLCLKDLGYFSLEGLQAIHDAGAFYISRLKHNVGIYQKEGDRFRKWEPEDFLAVLQPGETMELEHAYVSGKKVHQPRLIVYRLTEEQERQKEGQWKQKAKRKGAAYVTRRPHSIYVYITNIPAIYTSLHEIHTLYSLRWQIEVIFKTWKSLFHIHRFKPMKGARFQCHLYGTLIALLISSTVMFKMREWLYRKQKKELSEYKAMSMIKEFGMDFFQALWCSEALVVQLLLKLCDIIAQHGKKSRRYTKKSALDIIESLVIMPVS encoded by the coding sequence TTGGTGCAGCTTTGCAGTGCTCTAGCTCTCAAGCAAAACACCTTTCTGAGTGCGGAAGGGCTCAATCAACGGTTTAATGAAAAAGCGGTGAGTTTCCTCAAAGCGGTGTTTGAAAAACTGCTCATTCATCAGACTCAGGAAGCCCGTCACTTATGTCAAAGACATTCGCTGTTTCGCCGGATTCGCATTCTCGATTCCACGTCGTTTCAACTGCCTCCTGAAATCCGGGGGATTTACGAGGGATGTACGGGGCCTGGGGTGAAAATTCAGCTAGAATATGAATGGCTAGAAGGGAAGTTTCTCCATGCGGATGTCGAAGATGCCCGTCATCACGACGCCGCCTACGGAGCGTCCCTTCTATCGACCATCCAAGAGGGAGACCTTTGTTTGAAAGACTTAGGCTATTTTTCGCTTGAGGGATTGCAAGCCATTCATGACGCCGGAGCCTTTTATATTTCCCGGCTCAAACACAATGTAGGGATTTACCAAAAAGAAGGAGACCGATTTCGAAAATGGGAACCAGAGGATTTCCTTGCGGTGTTACAACCCGGAGAAACCATGGAACTGGAACATGCGTATGTCAGTGGAAAGAAAGTTCATCAACCGCGGCTCATTGTGTATCGGCTGACCGAAGAACAGGAGCGACAGAAGGAAGGACAATGGAAACAGAAGGCGAAACGAAAAGGGGCCGCGTACGTGACGCGACGCCCCCACTCAATATATGTATATATCACCAATATTCCAGCGATTTATACCTCTTTGCACGAAATTCATACGCTGTATTCTCTTCGCTGGCAAATTGAAGTGATATTTAAGACATGGAAATCCCTGTTTCACATTCATCGATTCAAACCGATGAAAGGGGCTCGCTTTCAGTGCCACCTGTATGGAACGTTGATTGCCTTATTGATCAGCTCCACTGTCATGTTTAAAATGCGGGAATGGCTCTATCGAAAACAGAAAAAGGAATTGAGCGAATATAAGGCGATGAGTATGATCAAGGAGTTCGGTATGGATTTCTTTCAAGCCTTATGGTGTTCTGAGGCGTTAGTTGTCCAACTCCTTTTAAAACTGTGTGACATCATCGCTCAACACGGAAAAAAATCAAGGCGTTATACAAAAAAGAGCGCTTTAGACATTATCGAGAGTTTGGTCATCATGCCGGTGTCATAA